The Deltaproteobacteria bacterium genome includes the window GAGCAGCTTGGCCATGTTGGCCTCGGCGCCGCAACGCTCGCCGCGGTCGAACTTGGAGGCGGCGTGCCAGCGCACCAAGTCCGCCGCCTCGATGTGCGCGTAGGCCTGGGCGATGGGAAACTGGATTCCCTGGTTGGCGCCGATGGGGCGGCCGAACACCTTGCGCTCGCCCGCGTAGCGCGATGCCCGCTCCACGAACCAGCGGCCGTCCCCCACCGCCTCGGCGGCGATTAGCACGCGCTCCGCGTTCCAGCCGTCGATGATGTAGCGAAAGCCCATGCCTTCCTCGCCGATGAGGTTCTCGGCCGGCACCTCCAGGTCGGAGAAGAAGAGCGCGTTGGTATGATGATTGATCATCATGTCCAGGGGCTTTACGTCCAGCGCGTCGCCCGCTTCCCGGATGTCCACGAGGAACGCCGACAGGCCGCGGGTCTTGTCCTCGAGCTCGTCGTAGGGCGTGGTGCGCGCCAGCAGCAGCATCAGATCCGACTGCAACACCCGCGAAATAAAGATCTTCTGCCCGTTGATCACGTAGCGGTCGCCCTTGCGCACGGCGGTGGTGCGGATGCGCGTGGTCTCGGAGCCGGAGTCGGGCTCGGTGACCCCGAACGCCTGGAGCCGCAGCTCGCCGCTGGCCACGCCGGGCAGGTAGCGCCGCTTCTGCTCCTCGCTGCCGTGCCGCAGCACGGTGCCCATGGTGTACATCTGCGCGTGGCACGCGGTGGCGTTGCCGCCCCAGCGGTTGATCTCCTCCAGGATGATGCTCGCCTCGGTGATGCCGAGTCCGATGCCGCCGTACTCCTCCGGGATCAACGCCGCCAGCCAGCCCAGCTCCGTGAGCTTGCTCACGAACGCCTCCGGATACTCGCCCTTGGCGTCCACCGCCCGCCAATAGGGGTCGGAAAAGTCCTGGCAAACCTTGCGGATCTCCTCCCGGAGCTGCACCTGGTCCTCGGTGAGGGTGAAATCCATCATGGGTGTGCGGTACTATACAGAGAGGAGGCGTTGAATGCCAATTTGGTCCATGCTGA containing:
- a CDS encoding acyl-CoA/acyl-ACP dehydrogenase, whose product is MDFTLTEDQVQLREEIRKVCQDFSDPYWRAVDAKGEYPEAFVSKLTELGWLAALIPEEYGGIGLGITEASIILEEINRWGGNATACHAQMYTMGTVLRHGSEEQKRRYLPGVASGELRLQAFGVTEPDSGSETTRIRTTAVRKGDRYVINGQKIFISRVLQSDLMLLLARTTPYDELEDKTRGLSAFLVDIREAGDALDVKPLDMMINHHTNALFFSDLEVPAENLIGEEGMGFRYIIDGWNAERVLIAAEAVGDGRWFVERASRYAGERKVFGRPIGANQGIQFPIAQAYAHIEAADLVRWHAASKFDRGERCGAEANMAKLLASEAAWEAANACITTHGGYGLSVDYDVERKFRETRLLTIAPVSNNLVLAYLGQHVLGMPRSY